A segment of the Aureliella helgolandensis genome:
TGCAATTTAGGCAGCGGGGTGTCATCCAGTGGATCGGGTTGTTCTGCGATGGCGGTCAAGACCGCTTCCTGGACTTCCACTTGCGTCTGTCCCTTACGGTTTTCTCCACCCACTTTTCCGCCATAGACGGTTTCTCCGACCTTCATGGGGTCGCGAACTCTGGAATCGAAGAAGTCGGTGTCGGTTTCTTCTTCGGGGCGATCTCCCTCCCCGCGACCTTCGCCCAGTCCTTTACCTGGAGTTTGTCCTGAAGACGAGCCCATGCATGCGGAGCAGCCATCACCGCTGCAGGCTTTGCACATCATTTGGGATTTGCTTTGAGCGAGGCTATCCATCAATTCATCGAGATCTTGCAGTTCCGCGTCGGATTGGTTCATGGCTTGCATTTGGCTGGCCATTTCTTGCAGGGCATCCTGGGCGGCTTGCATGTCGCCCGATTGCATCGACTGCGAAGCCTGGGATAGCATTTCGGCCATCTCTTGCATCTGCGCCCGATTGGCGTCTTGAGCCTGCGCCTGTTCCAGTGTGCGTTGCAGTTGCGCGACCTGTTGCATGTCGCCAGCGGCAGTGGCTTGTTCGATTTGCTGCTGAAGAGCCTGCTTGCCAGCCTCATTCGTAGCGGCAGCCTCATTCATGGCTTTTTGCAATTGTTCGAGTTGCTTCTGAAGTTGCTTTTGTTCCGTGGGGCTCATCTGTCCAGCTTGCATTTTCTGGGCTAGCTGCTCCAAGGCCTCTTGGGCTTTATTGAAATCGCCCTGTTGCATGGCGTCGGCCAGTTTCTCACCCGGCCCAGAGTCGAGTTTTTCCAGATTCTTCAAGTTCTTTCTGAGGTTCTCCGCGGAGCCCAGTTCCCGGCGTCGGTCGCTGATCTGCTGCTTAATGTCATTGAGTTTGGCCAGGGACTGTTTGGTATCCAGTTTGGTGTTCTTCTGGAGTTCCGCCAGTTCGCCTTCCAGTTTCTTGTAGGTGTCGACAGCTGATTCTAGCCCTTCCTTTTCCGCTTGCGTGCGTTTCTTCTGGACTTGTTCCAGCAGCGATTGGGTCGATTTTTTGACTTGCGTCAGCGAAATTTCCGTAGAACTCACTAGGGGCGTGGGGGGCTCCCGGTTGGGCAGATAGCACAGCAGTCCGACGAGCAGTGCGGGGAGGACAGGGAGCAGTAATTGGCGACGGAAGCCCCAGGAAAAGCGGTCGCGAATGTCAATTTTCTCGGCGTGCTGGTTGGCGTCTTTGAGCAGTGCTTGTCCAAGTTGCGTGGATTGATCTTTTGTCGGGAGTGCCACGGCACTTGAGATTCGCTCGCGCAGCGCAAATCGCGTATCGATTTCAGCAGCCGCTTCGGAGAGGCTGGGGCGTCCTAGGTAGGTCAGAATGGCGGTGGTGATGAACGCCATCGTTATGCAGGTGCCGCACCAAATTCCCAACCAAAGATTGGAATCGACGGGCAAGTACATGAGTTTGGGAAGTGCTAAGCCACCGCACACCACACAAGCGGCAATCAGCATTGTCCAGGGGAGAAAGCCGAGGAAGCGAGTGACGGTTAAGCGACGTTTGGCCAAGCGTGCCTGTTGTCGAATCATATCCATCGGTCGTACCCAATCCAATAAATGACGAGTTTCGTGGGGAATGGACTGACTAGAGTGCGCGAACTGAGGGGCGAGTGGCGAAGCATGTTGCGTAGTGGCGACTCCAGCTTGGATGCTAGTCACAAGCGGTGTAATCCACGCTCAAGTATATCGTCTACAGCGAATCTGGTGCAAACTCAACCCACAATTCGAGCGATTCTGCAGACATCTAGACGATTGTTCGATAATTTGCCACCATGTGGTGAGAGGGTACAGGACCGATTTATCACGCTTGGCAACAGAAAAGCAACCAATGGAAGAAGCATCCGAAACCACACCTCGCTATCGCCGCGTCATCCTAAAGCTGTCCGGGGAAAGCCTATGTCGCCCCGGAGAACGCGGGATCAGCATGGAGGAAGTCGGCGTGATTGCCAGCCAAATTGTGCAGGCGCACGCCTTGGGCTGTCAGATCGGTGTTGTCGTTGGGGGGGGGAACATTCTGCGGGGAGCCCAGTTCACCTCGACGAGTGGTTCGAAGATCGAAGAGGCGACGGCCCACTACATGGGCATGTTGGCCACCGTTATCAATGCCATGGCCCTCCAAGCGGGATTGGAGTCCTTGGGGTGCAATACCCGCGTGATGTCTGCCATAAAAATGGACGGGGTCTGCGAGCAGTTTATCCGTCGTCGAGCGATCCGCCATATGGAGAAGGGGCGAATTGTCGTGTTAGCGGCTGGTACGGGTAGCCCCTTCGTAACGACCGATACGGCAGCGGCCCAACGGGCTCTAGAACTGGGGGCCGACATCGTGTTGAAAGCCACGCGTGTCGATGGTGTTTACAGCGAAGATCCCGAGAAGAATCCGCACGCAGTGCTCTACCGCGAGCTCGATTATGAAACGGTGATTGGACAGAATTTGAGGGTGATGGACGGGACCGCAATATCGCAATGTCGCGAGCACGGCATGCCCGTTCTCGTCTTCAATTTCAAGAAAGACGGAAATATCGTCAAGGCCGTCTCCGGTGGTCGCGTGGGAACACGCATTGTAGCTCGGGTCGAAGGGGGAAGTTTTCCCAAAACCTAAGCTGTTGTTCTTCAGAGCAGCTTTCAGCGATGCCTAACCAGAGCGATTCGGGCTTGCCGTTTGCTTAGTAGAGCATCTTGCCCATGGCGAGAAAATCTGCTTTATGGTCGGTGTAAACCAACCCGGAGAGGGAAATAGCGTAGTATTTAGGGGTGCTGCGATGTTCCATCGACGGCCACCCGTCCAACCATGGAGAAGATTTTGAAGGTCGCTTCCAGGACACTTGTTTACTCACTAGAGGATTAAGGTCATATGAGTGTAGACGTAGTATTAGTCGATGCAGAAGAGCGTATGGAAAAGGCTACTAGCGTACTGAAACATTCGCTGAGTGGCATTCGAACGGGTCGGGCAACGCCCGGATTAGTGGATAGTGTGCGCGTTGAAGCTTACGGATCGCAGAGCCCCTTGAAGCAACTGGCTTCCATCGGTGCTCCGGAGCCTAACCAACTGGTCATCCGGCCCTTTGACGCGACCACGATCAAAGATATTGAAAAAGCGATTGTGGCCAGCGATTTAGGGCTAAACCCTCAAAATGATGGTAAGATTATTCGCATCAACATTCCTCCGCTCAGCACCGATGTGCGGAAGAAGATGGTCGCGCGAATCAAGGAATTGGCCGAAGAGTGTAAGATCGCCATTCGCAGTATTCGCCGCGATGCTAATAAGGTGATTGATACTGCCGAGAAAGATAAGGCGATTAGCGAAGACGATCGCGACAAGCTCAAGGAAGAAGTCCAAGAGCTGACCAAAAAGTTCGAAGCGGAAGCTACCGAATCCGCCAAACATCGTGAAGCGGATGTGATGGAAGAGTAGGAATCGGTATTTGGATTGACAATCAGCGTGGTTTAGGTGGGGCTCTGCGGCATTCTGTGAACCGCAGGGCCCTTTTTTAAGTTCGGTTGGTGCTTGCTATCGCAAAAAAGGTTGAGGACATCTCCCTGGTTTCGGTCGCCTGAGAAGCAGCCCACCTGGCTTTCGGAGGTTTTCTCAGTGCCAGATCCAAGCGATGCAATCCTTGAGTTCAAGTGTCCCAAGTGTGACAAACGCCTCAAGGCGGGGAGTCATGTTGCGGGGCGTCGCGTTAAGTGCCCGAGTTGTAATCAGCCGGTGATGGTGCCTGGGGCCCAGCCCAAGGCGGCGGTCAGTGATGATCAATGGCTGACCTTGGATGAACCGGCGATCTCCGATCTTCCCGAACGCCAAAAGCATGTGGAGGAAGTCCGTGCCGCCCGCCCAACCGAGGGAAAGGTGCTGGCCTCCAAGCGCGCTGAGCAGTCCCTCGGAGAGTCTCGCGGGGCGACAGTCACGCCCCCAGCCAAATCTGCAATGAGTCCGTCTGGCGACAGGCTGGCCGCGGTCGACCGGTCAGCTAGCGGTGACTCCGATGAGTATTCCCTGCAGCCGGAAATGGCGAATTCCCCCCCGTCGCAGCCCTCGCC
Coding sequences within it:
- a CDS encoding coiled-coil domain-containing protein; the encoded protein is MDMIRQQARLAKRRLTVTRFLGFLPWTMLIAACVVCGGLALPKLMYLPVDSNLWLGIWCGTCITMAFITTAILTYLGRPSLSEAAAEIDTRFALRERISSAVALPTKDQSTQLGQALLKDANQHAEKIDIRDRFSWGFRRQLLLPVLPALLVGLLCYLPNREPPTPLVSSTEISLTQVKKSTQSLLEQVQKKRTQAEKEGLESAVDTYKKLEGELAELQKNTKLDTKQSLAKLNDIKQQISDRRRELGSAENLRKNLKNLEKLDSGPGEKLADAMQQGDFNKAQEALEQLAQKMQAGQMSPTEQKQLQKQLEQLQKAMNEAAATNEAGKQALQQQIEQATAAGDMQQVAQLQRTLEQAQAQDANRAQMQEMAEMLSQASQSMQSGDMQAAQDALQEMASQMQAMNQSDAELQDLDELMDSLAQSKSQMMCKACSGDGCSACMGSSSGQTPGKGLGEGRGEGDRPEEETDTDFFDSRVRDPMKVGETVYGGKVGGENRKGQTQVEVQEAVLTAIAEQPDPLDDTPLPKLQAEHTRNYYDSIRDGKP
- the pyrH gene encoding UMP kinase, with protein sequence MEEASETTPRYRRVILKLSGESLCRPGERGISMEEVGVIASQIVQAHALGCQIGVVVGGGNILRGAQFTSTSGSKIEEATAHYMGMLATVINAMALQAGLESLGCNTRVMSAIKMDGVCEQFIRRRAIRHMEKGRIVVLAAGTGSPFVTTDTAAAQRALELGADIVLKATRVDGVYSEDPEKNPHAVLYRELDYETVIGQNLRVMDGTAISQCREHGMPVLVFNFKKDGNIVKAVSGGRVGTRIVARVEGGSFPKT
- the frr gene encoding ribosome recycling factor, which encodes MSVDVVLVDAEERMEKATSVLKHSLSGIRTGRATPGLVDSVRVEAYGSQSPLKQLASIGAPEPNQLVIRPFDATTIKDIEKAIVASDLGLNPQNDGKIIRINIPPLSTDVRKKMVARIKELAEECKIAIRSIRRDANKVIDTAEKDKAISEDDRDKLKEEVQELTKKFEAEATESAKHREADVMEE